The following coding sequences are from one Gossypium hirsutum isolate 1008001.06 chromosome A12, Gossypium_hirsutum_v2.1, whole genome shotgun sequence window:
- the LOC107931217 gene encoding putative GEM-like protein 8, with amino-acid sequence MKMKNQLLEQVIGVPTKSIVYRVERTPRLYLPDAEGSATFRISKGNFVLKRMNKLGKKADSFAHGIREHVRLGPKISETVKGKLSLGARILQVGGVEKIFKQLFSVKEGEKLLKACQCYLSTTSGPIAGLLFISSAKVAFCSDRSIKIPSSNGDFVRVHYKVLIPLEKIKGVNESENMKKPSQKYMEIVTVDDFDFWFMGFLNYQKAFKYLQQAVVSQRVEDEQVTF; translated from the exons ATGAAGATGAAGAACCAGCTACTAGAACAAGTTATTGGAGTTCCAACGAAATCTATCGTATATCGAGTTGAGAGAACCCCGAGACTGTACTTACCTGATGCTGAAGGGTCTGCAACGTTCAGGATAA GCAAAGGGAATTTTGTACTTAAAAGAATGAACAAGCTAGGGAAGAAAGCTGATAGTTTCGCACATGGAATCCGAGAACATG TGAGACTGGGGCCAAAGATCAGTGAAACTGTGAAGGGAAAATTGAGTTTGGGGGCAAGAATTCTTCAAGTAGGAGGGGtggagaaaattttcaaacaattatttAGTGTGAAAGAAGGAGAGAAGCTGTTGAAGGCTTGCCAATGCTATTTATCAACAACGTCAGGTCCTATAGCGGGCCTTCTTTTCATCTCCTCTGCAAAGGTCGCCTTTTGTAGCGATAGATCCATCAAAATCCCTTCTTCGAATGGAGATTTTGTCAGAGTACATTACAAG gttttgattCCACTTGAGAAAATCAAGGGAGTTAATGAGAGTGAAAACATGAAGAAACCATCGCAGAAGTACATGGAAATTGTGACAGTTGATGATTTTGATTTCTGGTTTATGGGTTTCTTGAATTATCAGAAAGCTTTCAAGTATCTGCAACAGGCAGTAGTATCCCAAAGAGTAGAGGATGAACAAGTCACTTTCTAG